From a region of the Leptospira kmetyi serovar Malaysia str. Bejo-Iso9 genome:
- a CDS encoding sodium-dependent bicarbonate transport family permease, translated as MDMHAVLENVLNPPVLFFFLGMGVVFFKSDLVIPESLSKFFSMYLLFAIGFKGGHELSKTAFSQEHLFTLLACSIMALAVPIYAYFVLKIKLDKHNAAALAGSFGSISAVTFVTAGAFLHNLGVEYGGFIVAGMALMESPAIVIAVILDRLNKNKMNGGGAINWKALFHEALFGSSIYLLVGALIVGYITGDSGWKAEKPFADDLFKGILTFFLLDMGISAARRFKELAHVGFFLIAAAIGLMVVNAALGLVLTKIIGMPVGDALMFVVLCASASYIAVPAAMKDMIPEANPSIYLTVALSIVFPINIVAGIPLYYYLVTLT; from the coding sequence ATGGATATGCACGCAGTTTTAGAAAATGTGCTGAACCCGCCGGTGTTGTTCTTCTTCCTCGGGATGGGAGTGGTCTTTTTCAAATCGGATTTGGTAATCCCCGAATCGTTGTCTAAATTCTTCTCAATGTATCTCCTTTTTGCCATCGGCTTTAAGGGAGGACACGAGCTTTCCAAGACCGCCTTCAGCCAAGAGCACCTTTTTACTCTGCTCGCTTGCTCGATCATGGCGCTTGCGGTACCGATTTACGCTTATTTCGTTCTTAAGATTAAGTTGGATAAGCACAACGCGGCGGCTTTGGCCGGTTCTTTCGGTTCCATCAGCGCGGTGACCTTCGTAACTGCGGGTGCATTCTTGCACAACCTCGGAGTTGAATACGGCGGGTTTATCGTTGCCGGTATGGCTTTGATGGAATCTCCGGCGATCGTAATCGCGGTGATTCTGGATCGTCTGAACAAGAACAAGATGAACGGCGGTGGAGCGATCAACTGGAAAGCGTTGTTTCACGAAGCTCTTTTCGGTTCTTCCATCTATCTTCTTGTGGGAGCTTTGATCGTTGGTTACATCACCGGTGATTCCGGTTGGAAAGCCGAGAAACCTTTTGCGGATGATCTTTTCAAAGGGATTTTAACTTTCTTCCTTTTGGATATGGGAATCTCCGCTGCTCGTAGATTTAAGGAATTGGCTCACGTAGGATTCTTCTTAATCGCGGCGGCAATCGGTTTGATGGTCGTGAACGCGGCTTTAGGTTTGGTTCTTACGAAAATTATCGGAATGCCGGTCGGCGACGCTCTGATGTTCGTAGTGCTTTGCGCTTCCGCATCTTACATCGCGGTTCCTGCCGCTATGAAGGATATGATCCCGGAGGCAAACCCGAGTATTTATCTCACGGTTGCGCTTTCGATCGTATTCCCGATCAACATCGTAGCGGGAATTCCTCTCTACTACTACTTGGTGACTCTGACCTAA
- a CDS encoding formate hydrogenase, with the protein MGTEFSYLILLLLGVVILLENRLKRLVLLLAFQSVFLLVPLFEEGGYGNHSLFLAGMIVLFKVVLTPWILFWTARRTNSVESTFPKVGYIPTFALLLVGAIVGFLILGFTKFRFGEVNQMSFLYTFLILYVGMVGFVVRRHWVGVIASFAVFENGTFLLTQILRTELPLGIEFGSFLDAVFIIGAAATLRISMEGSSENEKEEVSA; encoded by the coding sequence ATGGGAACAGAATTCAGTTATTTAATTCTTCTTCTGCTCGGAGTAGTCATCCTTTTGGAGAACCGCTTGAAGAGACTCGTACTTCTTCTTGCGTTTCAAAGCGTGTTTCTTTTGGTTCCTCTTTTCGAAGAGGGAGGTTACGGAAATCACAGCTTGTTTTTGGCGGGAATGATCGTACTCTTTAAAGTGGTTTTGACTCCGTGGATCCTTTTTTGGACCGCGCGCAGAACCAACTCCGTCGAATCCACGTTTCCGAAAGTGGGTTATATTCCCACGTTTGCGCTCCTTTTGGTCGGAGCGATCGTGGGTTTTCTAATATTAGGTTTTACTAAATTTCGATTCGGTGAAGTGAATCAGATGTCCTTTCTTTACACGTTTTTGATTTTATACGTGGGAATGGTCGGTTTCGTGGTTCGACGTCATTGGGTCGGGGTGATCGCTTCGTTTGCGGTCTTTGAAAACGGAACGTTTCTTTTGACTCAGATTTTGAGAACGGAACTTCCGCTCGGGATCGAGTTCGGTTCCTTCTTAGACGCGGTGTTTATCATCGGTGCCGCGGCCACTTTGAGAATCAGCATGGAAGGTTCTTCCGAGAACGAAAAAGAAGAGGTGTCCGCATGA
- a CDS encoding NADH-quinone oxidoreductase subunit H, which produces MEIILKYIDPVIRVLAFITLPFLCGGLVQKIRSYSQGRVGAPVLQIFYDTLRMIRKKPVDGPFSGFFTEASPLIACLSGLVVWSLASFEWGSFLLIPFLIGIMRFALLAYSVENGTSFAGMGAAREVILYVFCEPIMILVLVVFESHLVFNANFASLAFGGLFLLGTSLVILAELAKPPFDDPRTHLELTMVHEAMLLEASGSRRALFEMAQQFKTAALFLFVAKMGVYHGEFFISRSVSPFWLDLVAILGALFVSVCVGYIEANSTRRKWLWVPELLGLNFIFMLFLGILLKLG; this is translated from the coding sequence ATGGAAATTATTCTTAAGTACATTGACCCAGTAATCCGAGTTCTGGCGTTTATCACTCTTCCGTTTCTTTGCGGAGGACTCGTACAAAAAATACGATCCTATTCGCAGGGAAGAGTGGGCGCTCCCGTTCTTCAGATTTTCTACGATACTTTGCGGATGATTCGGAAAAAACCGGTGGACGGTCCGTTCTCCGGATTTTTCACCGAGGCTTCTCCTTTGATCGCGTGTTTATCGGGACTTGTCGTTTGGAGTTTGGCGAGTTTCGAATGGGGATCGTTTCTTCTGATTCCGTTTTTAATCGGTATCATGAGATTCGCGTTACTCGCTTATTCCGTCGAAAACGGAACTTCCTTTGCGGGAATGGGCGCCGCGAGAGAAGTGATTCTTTACGTATTCTGCGAGCCGATTATGATTTTGGTTCTCGTGGTGTTCGAATCGCACCTCGTTTTTAATGCGAACTTCGCGAGCCTTGCTTTCGGAGGACTTTTCCTTTTAGGGACTTCTCTTGTGATTCTCGCCGAACTCGCAAAACCGCCGTTTGACGATCCGAGAACCCACCTCGAACTTACGATGGTTCACGAAGCGATGTTGCTCGAAGCGTCAGGAAGTAGAAGGGCTCTTTTCGAAATGGCGCAACAGTTCAAAACGGCGGCGTTATTTCTCTTTGTCGCAAAGATGGGAGTTTATCACGGAGAATTTTTCATAAGTAGATCCGTGTCGCCTTTTTGGCTCGATCTCGTCGCGATTCTCGGAGCGCTTTTCGTTTCCGTTTGTGTCGGTTATATCGAAGCGAACAGCACGAGAAGAAAATGGCTCTGGGTTCCCGAGTTGCTCGGTTTGAACTTTATCTTCATGCTCTTCTTGGGCATTCTTCTCAAGCTAGGTTGA
- a CDS encoding FecR family protein, producing the protein MRTKILSALFLATLIFCSNFSCRFISSLLIKDEPVPTGMIVVFQSGDAEILRNGKKLKPSVGLLLKENDRLQTSSGSIDIQTGNGEIIRIKSYTKLVLKNISNPQKRETNLYVQAGELLIKTNKLKTNESFYISTPTTVAGVRGTTFSFELTDGKPPKVKVYEGAVAISFKIPKEILEDKEAKDKELYQEFITFLEKNEVVLENGESSYVKPDLDHMIQLILTRMEQNEEIAKEFEAIRKMENHSPEKAAFTESPQETAEIETLVQVDSNLVAKALTESNPDPNQPVISSISSEIQNDQNSKLDQALENIQNKAEASGLKDEAKIREYYNVLEIVVKEDGTKLSGAIVTQIGDRLILHTPSGVVRVNKSEVNYVDYQTFQIKTKTK; encoded by the coding sequence ATGCGAACTAAAATCCTTTCCGCGCTGTTTCTCGCGACTCTAATCTTCTGTTCTAATTTTTCATGCCGTTTTATTTCGTCTTTGTTGATCAAAGACGAACCCGTTCCGACCGGGATGATCGTCGTTTTTCAGAGCGGCGACGCGGAAATTCTTCGGAACGGAAAAAAACTAAAACCTTCGGTCGGTCTGTTGCTTAAGGAGAACGATCGACTTCAAACCTCTTCCGGATCGATCGACATTCAAACTGGAAACGGCGAAATCATCCGTATCAAATCCTATACGAAACTCGTTCTAAAAAATATCTCCAACCCGCAAAAAAGAGAAACGAATCTCTATGTACAAGCCGGCGAATTGTTGATCAAAACCAACAAACTCAAAACGAACGAATCGTTTTACATTTCCACTCCGACAACGGTTGCGGGCGTAAGAGGCACTACATTCTCCTTTGAACTTACCGACGGAAAACCTCCCAAGGTAAAAGTTTACGAAGGCGCGGTCGCGATCAGTTTCAAAATTCCGAAGGAGATTTTGGAAGACAAAGAAGCTAAGGACAAAGAACTCTATCAGGAATTCATAACATTCTTGGAAAAGAACGAAGTCGTTTTAGAAAACGGAGAATCCTCTTACGTGAAGCCGGATCTCGATCATATGATTCAGTTGATCTTGACGAGAATGGAACAAAACGAGGAAATCGCCAAGGAATTCGAAGCGATTCGAAAGATGGAAAATCATTCTCCCGAAAAAGCGGCTTTTACCGAATCTCCGCAAGAAACGGCCGAGATCGAAACTCTCGTTCAGGTGGATTCGAATCTGGTCGCAAAAGCATTGACCGAATCCAATCCCGATCCGAATCAACCGGTGATCTCTTCGATTTCTTCCGAGATTCAAAACGATCAGAATTCTAAACTGGATCAAGCCTTGGAAAATATCCAAAACAAAGCGGAAGCAAGCGGACTCAAAGACGAGGCTAAAATCCGGGAATACTACAACGTTCTCGAGATCGTCGTAAAAGAAGACGGCACAAAACTTTCCGGCGCGATCGTGACTCAAATCGGAGATCGATTGATTCTTCATACTCCAAGCGGAGTGGTTCGCGTCAATAAAAGCGAAGTCAACTACGTGGACTATCAGACCTTTCAAATCAAAACGAAAACCAAATAA
- a CDS encoding alginate export family protein, with amino-acid sequence MTSNQKTNTFKIGFILFFLLSSGTGAVFAQGTPTAEIKPATSDPATAAKPTETKTDDADFVSPMKKGGLSAEYNRHMFIEPELAKTVNKYSNKLWVNDWIKLGFYLRPRYESRNNLNFDKSNHAYTDRIMQTSAFYFLIDPSPYVTFKITVQDTRVWGGESPANVGDIRSGFFNNTPTLSSDPNTPGKPNNSIAPNSTSIREAFVMIKKLPLDAKVQVGRQIWAYGDQRMLGGANWTINGLSYDGARVMFDYENFSSHFFMARPYWTQSGVNGVLSANDPKVNSTTPNTNPSASQSDTTLFGTYNSIKILNEAVLDVYNIDVVKKWIPQTTPASTADDVLAQNRKRQSDMLYTTGFRLTNRTNKNNLPEGKSWDWTIESAWQNGYNGQRIHKQYLGYDIPGNIEGAPLADMKTERVKYSGRFHVVQTGYTFADKLRVGAQYTYASGDNNRSDGSVGTFQTLVNPRFGVIPYWNNVAGLSENIDTKNLSSWNANITYKHEKWGMFQVAYIINDKVQKNDAWYAINGGANSIAGSALSSPVATTTNATGTIAAAGSTENYTGNAYTQSYSTGRNIYNELDLTWMFQVNDNVSIWTGAGFLIAGNSIRNYRNSPLLYNGSTGQFELNPSAFMKQHTSANNASVFFFQVNAAL; translated from the coding sequence ATGACTTCGAACCAAAAAACAAACACATTCAAAATAGGTTTCATTCTGTTCTTTCTCCTTTCCTCCGGGACTGGAGCCGTTTTCGCTCAAGGCACTCCGACCGCGGAGATTAAACCCGCAACATCGGATCCAGCCACCGCCGCTAAACCAACAGAAACAAAAACGGACGACGCCGATTTTGTTTCTCCGATGAAAAAAGGCGGACTGAGCGCCGAATACAATCGACATATGTTTATCGAGCCCGAACTCGCTAAAACGGTTAACAAATACTCGAATAAACTTTGGGTAAACGATTGGATCAAATTGGGATTTTATCTGAGACCCAGATACGAATCCAGAAATAACTTAAACTTCGATAAATCCAATCACGCGTATACGGATCGGATCATGCAGACTTCTGCGTTTTACTTTCTGATCGATCCGAGTCCTTACGTGACTTTCAAGATCACGGTACAGGACACTCGAGTTTGGGGTGGAGAATCTCCCGCAAACGTCGGGGACATTCGTTCCGGTTTTTTCAACAACACACCTACTCTAAGTTCGGATCCGAACACTCCGGGTAAACCGAACAACTCAATCGCTCCGAACAGCACGAGCATTCGGGAAGCGTTCGTGATGATTAAAAAACTTCCTCTGGATGCAAAGGTTCAAGTCGGTAGACAGATTTGGGCTTACGGCGATCAGAGAATGCTCGGGGGCGCAAACTGGACGATCAACGGTTTGTCCTATGACGGCGCGCGCGTTATGTTCGATTACGAGAATTTCAGTTCTCACTTTTTTATGGCGAGACCGTATTGGACTCAAAGCGGTGTGAACGGGGTTCTTTCGGCGAACGACCCGAAAGTGAATTCCACTACGCCGAATACGAATCCGTCCGCTTCTCAGTCGGATACGACTCTTTTCGGTACCTACAATTCCATCAAAATTCTAAACGAAGCCGTATTAGACGTTTATAATATAGACGTCGTTAAGAAATGGATTCCTCAGACGACCCCCGCGTCCACGGCGGACGACGTTCTCGCGCAAAACCGGAAAAGACAAAGCGATATGCTTTACACGACCGGTTTTCGTCTTACGAACAGAACCAACAAGAACAACCTCCCCGAAGGAAAGTCTTGGGATTGGACGATTGAAAGTGCGTGGCAGAATGGTTATAACGGACAAAGAATTCATAAACAATATTTGGGTTACGATATTCCGGGCAACATCGAAGGAGCTCCTCTTGCGGATATGAAAACCGAAAGAGTGAAATACTCGGGACGTTTTCACGTGGTTCAAACCGGTTATACGTTTGCGGATAAATTGAGAGTGGGCGCGCAATATACGTATGCCTCAGGGGATAATAACCGCTCGGACGGAAGCGTGGGAACGTTTCAAACACTCGTTAACCCTCGTTTCGGCGTGATTCCTTATTGGAACAACGTAGCGGGTCTTTCCGAAAACATCGATACGAAGAACCTCAGTTCTTGGAACGCGAACATCACCTATAAACACGAAAAATGGGGTATGTTCCAAGTCGCTTATATCATCAACGATAAGGTTCAGAAAAACGACGCTTGGTACGCGATCAACGGAGGCGCCAACTCCATCGCGGGTTCCGCACTTTCTTCTCCCGTAGCAACGACGACTAACGCAACCGGCACGATTGCGGCTGCGGGTTCCACGGAAAACTACACAGGAAACGCTTACACGCAATCTTATTCGACAGGTAGAAACATTTATAACGAATTGGATTTAACGTGGATGTTTCAAGTGAACGACAACGTGTCCATCTGGACCGGAGCCGGATTCTTGATCGCGGGAAATTCGATTCGAAATTACAGAAACAGTCCTTTGCTCTACAACGGATCAACCGGTCAGTTTGAATTGAACCCGTCCGCGTTTATGAAGCAACATACTTCGGCGAACAACGCCAGCGTATTTTTCTTTCAAGTGAACGCCGCTCTTTAG
- a CDS encoding helix-turn-helix domain-containing protein gives MYKNLTSNFKIFTLILGVFISFSPILAHPESVLLDQDTSSKNISSLIEYRYRGQQFAGCSPEHIVGLEDLEWHPISSNVLRVKRTPFGNWLRFSVHNAEPIVQSRILLLGWLNVPDTQLCFFDKNGKFVSASSGYSGSTSDEKILASLPHFRLDLEPNETRIYYLFVVSNEDINYRIRMLGLEEYELHKRLRSIIPYSIIGIVAIAVFYSLFGYYRFKSPIFITLPLYIVSVLITFYFLHGRSFAEIAGNTNNLFRHSYFLFLAISHVFLFLYLFTIDRANQKKVYRSMFFWIASALGILYSLIPLLQSWYDHRILLLVATVGLSSYYFIRVHYQFFRPNSPIGLLYTASWTAFLLLDTYKTIFHFDFYPFNSFSVFGVVLFLPFHSVLASFALNEFFNRRTAQQTEEKESAQTRKSTTSSLNVSEIVQNVKNLLEKKKIYLQKSLKEENIAKELGLSLHQLSEIINVEFGNNFPSLINQYRIEESKKLLLDHPEETTAEIGSRAGFSSKSTFYLEFKKFTGTNPNAYRRKKMKGEAAFGKRI, from the coding sequence ATGTATAAGAATCTAACGTCGAATTTTAAAATTTTTACGCTGATTCTCGGTGTTTTTATTTCCTTTTCTCCGATCCTCGCCCACCCCGAATCCGTATTGTTGGATCAGGACACTTCCTCTAAAAACATCAGTTCTTTGATCGAATATCGTTATAGAGGTCAGCAATTCGCGGGTTGTTCCCCCGAACATATCGTAGGTTTGGAAGATCTCGAATGGCATCCGATTTCGAGCAACGTTCTTCGCGTAAAAAGAACTCCTTTTGGAAACTGGCTTCGTTTTAGCGTACACAACGCGGAGCCGATCGTACAAAGCAGAATTCTTTTATTGGGATGGTTGAACGTTCCCGATACGCAACTTTGTTTTTTTGATAAGAATGGAAAATTCGTCTCGGCGAGTTCCGGATATTCCGGTTCGACATCGGATGAAAAAATTCTCGCGTCCTTACCGCATTTCCGGTTGGATCTGGAACCGAACGAGACCAGGATCTATTATCTTTTCGTAGTATCCAACGAGGACATCAATTACAGAATCCGAATGCTCGGTCTGGAAGAATACGAACTTCACAAAAGACTCAGATCCATCATTCCCTATTCGATCATAGGAATCGTAGCGATCGCGGTTTTTTATTCTTTGTTCGGTTATTATCGCTTCAAAAGCCCGATCTTCATCACGCTTCCTTTATATATCGTTTCGGTGTTGATCACGTTTTATTTTTTACACGGTCGAAGTTTCGCGGAAATCGCAGGAAACACGAACAACTTATTCAGACACAGTTATTTTCTATTCCTAGCGATCTCGCACGTTTTCCTGTTTTTGTATCTGTTTACGATCGATAGGGCCAATCAGAAAAAAGTATATCGTTCGATGTTTTTTTGGATCGCGAGCGCCCTGGGAATTTTATATTCTTTGATTCCTCTTTTGCAATCCTGGTACGATCATAGAATTCTTCTTTTAGTGGCTACAGTAGGACTTTCCTCGTACTACTTCATCCGAGTTCATTATCAATTCTTTCGTCCCAACTCTCCGATCGGTTTGCTTTATACCGCGTCTTGGACGGCGTTTCTGCTTTTGGATACGTATAAAACGATCTTTCATTTCGATTTTTATCCGTTTAATTCCTTTTCGGTTTTCGGAGTGGTGCTGTTTCTTCCGTTCCATTCCGTTTTGGCGAGTTTTGCATTGAACGAATTTTTCAATCGAAGAACCGCGCAACAAACCGAAGAAAAAGAATCCGCGCAAACGAGAAAGTCGACGACGAGTTCCCTCAACGTAAGCGAGATCGTTCAAAACGTGAAGAATCTTTTGGAAAAGAAAAAGATCTATCTTCAGAAATCCCTGAAAGAGGAGAATATCGCCAAGGAACTCGGTTTAAGTCTTCATCAACTTTCCGAAATCATCAACGTAGAATTCGGAAATAATTTTCCTTCGCTGATCAATCAATACAGAATCGAAGAATCCAAAAAACTTCTTCTGGATCATCCCGAGGAAACCACCGCGGAAATCGGAAGTCGCGCTGGATTCAGTTCCAAATCCACTTTTTATCTCGAATTCAAAAAGTTCACGGGAACCAATCCGAACGCATATCGCAGAAAGAAGATGAAAGGCGAAGCCGCCTTCGGTAAACGAATCTAA
- a CDS encoding proton-conducting transporter membrane subunit: protein MIILSYLIVAMSLIAPFLVGKVLGKNFFGQDTAIFIGLTLQGILGIITSIYVYGYEHRKRTTVLLGYAVFFLSTGLCYLVGKTLWLVLFWELSTVSAFLLYQGGKWTPNSIKSFIALVVAGGVGAFCFTYWIYSPESEFGNVFLVAGLLVKAAFFGFHFWLPEAHSGSPAHASAAYSGVLVNLPLILFHQLVAPWLGNTIYIKILIPLAGFGVLWAGLSSLFSRDAKKAIAYSTVENMNFLFLCILLSALWKDSEVENLRVLSRSFSFLFILSLIHHSISKTFQFLSIGYLTKISGFSNVDQNTGVGRISGIPTSLLSLGTISFLAIPGTTGFLSEATFVKLVAGVLEIPGQSAILVLPLLILVSSGLVLGAAGHLRIFLGMVISRPRTNWPEHKPSRSVYYSLFLSGILILVVSLGISAYTVYYSPTTEWLDEKWYKGLAIVNFIGLGMIVFVGLLGFRTKISKRKLWDCGGNYGGADVAIPSDGISDPLFPSLGRYFTNEQGNSRLDEGILHGIIKFLNAFKTRVNEADEESISINLAFSSVTVVILLFLIIGLKLVEGDLWKLFLSTLTQ from the coding sequence ATGATCATTCTATCTTATCTGATAGTCGCAATGTCCCTTATCGCGCCTTTCCTTGTGGGAAAGGTGCTCGGTAAGAATTTTTTCGGACAGGACACGGCCATATTCATTGGTCTTACTCTTCAAGGAATCTTGGGGATTATCACCTCGATATATGTCTACGGGTACGAACACCGTAAGAGAACCACGGTCCTTTTGGGTTACGCGGTTTTCTTTCTCAGTACGGGACTTTGTTATTTAGTAGGAAAGACTTTGTGGTTGGTTCTCTTTTGGGAATTGTCCACGGTAAGCGCATTTCTTCTTTATCAAGGCGGTAAATGGACTCCGAACTCGATCAAAAGTTTTATCGCGTTAGTCGTCGCTGGCGGAGTCGGAGCGTTTTGTTTTACGTATTGGATCTATTCGCCGGAAAGCGAATTCGGAAACGTCTTTTTGGTGGCCGGTCTTTTGGTAAAAGCCGCGTTTTTCGGTTTTCACTTTTGGCTTCCCGAAGCTCACTCCGGTTCTCCGGCGCACGCGTCGGCCGCTTATTCGGGCGTATTGGTGAATCTTCCTTTGATTCTTTTTCATCAACTTGTGGCGCCCTGGCTCGGGAATACGATCTATATCAAGATCTTGATTCCACTTGCGGGATTCGGAGTTCTTTGGGCCGGACTTTCTTCCTTATTTTCAAGGGACGCGAAGAAGGCCATCGCTTACAGTACGGTGGAGAATATGAACTTTCTGTTTCTCTGCATTCTTCTTTCCGCGTTGTGGAAAGACAGCGAAGTGGAGAATCTAAGAGTGTTGAGCCGATCCTTTTCGTTTCTGTTCATTCTTTCCTTAATCCATCACAGTATCAGTAAAACGTTTCAGTTTCTTTCGATCGGATATCTCACAAAAATATCAGGTTTTTCTAATGTAGATCAGAACACGGGCGTGGGGAGAATTTCCGGAATTCCGACTTCTCTTTTGAGCTTGGGAACGATCAGCTTTCTCGCGATTCCGGGAACCACCGGGTTTCTTTCGGAAGCCACCTTCGTAAAGTTAGTCGCCGGAGTTTTGGAAATTCCGGGACAAAGCGCGATTCTCGTTTTGCCATTGCTGATTCTCGTTTCTTCCGGTTTGGTTTTGGGCGCGGCGGGTCACTTGAGAATTTTTCTCGGGATGGTAATATCAAGACCGAGAACGAACTGGCCCGAGCACAAACCTTCTCGTTCGGTTTATTATTCTTTGTTTTTGAGCGGGATTTTGATCCTCGTCGTTTCTTTGGGAATTTCAGCCTACACGGTTTATTATTCTCCGACAACCGAATGGTTGGATGAGAAATGGTACAAAGGTCTTGCGATCGTGAACTTTATCGGACTCGGTATGATCGTTTTCGTGGGACTTCTCGGATTCAGAACGAAAATTTCCAAAAGAAAACTTTGGGACTGCGGGGGTAACTACGGAGGAGCGGACGTTGCGATTCCTTCGGACGGTATCTCCGATCCGTTGTTTCCTTCGTTGGGAAGATATTTCACCAATGAGCAAGGAAATTCCCGTTTAGACGAAGGCATACTTCACGGAATTATAAAATTCTTAAATGCCTTTAAGACGCGCGTAAACGAGGCCGACGAAGAATCGATCTCGATCAACCTCGCGTTTTCTTCCGTGACGGTTGTGATTCTTCTGTTTTTGATTATCGGCTTGAAGTTGGTCGAGGGAGATTTATGGAAATTATTCTTAAGTACATTGACCCAGTAA